The genomic segment TCCACCGAGGTGATCGAGAAACCGGCATCCAGCATCACCTGCCTCGTCACGGGGAAGCCGGCGGAGATGATGACTCGGTCGTCGGAGTAGCCGATGGTGTTGGCGGCGTAGGACTCCGAGTTGGGGACCCACAGGACCTCGTCTGCGAGAGCCCCCAGCTGCCCCTGTGTGAGGTGGCCCTCCGCGGCGACGATGGTCCCCTCCCTGGGCGTGGACATCACGGTGGTAAGGTGAAGAGTCGAGCTCGGCACATCGATCAGCACCGAGTCGAACCCAGCCGCCCCGACCTTGGAGGCGAGATACTCTGCCCCCTCCCTGCTTGTGCGAGTCGACACGCCGATCAGGTACCTGTCGTCGTAGAACACGACGTCTCCCCCATCCAGTGACATGCCCTCGGGCATCCTGTCGATCTCGTACCTGCCCGATAGGTGCTCCACCACAGCGTCCTGCTCCCCCTCCCTAGAGGGGTGACCCATGTTCGGGATGACGGCGGTGTCGCCGACAATAACGGCGGTGTCCTCCGTGAAGCAGCAGTCGGGGTAGTCAGCGAGGGCAGGCAGCACGGTGACGTCGGTCCCGTGTGCTCGGAGCGCTGCGACGTAGGCCGCGTGCGACCCCTCCGCCTCGGACACGCTGGGCTGGCGGGTACCGAAGTACCCGGTGACCGCGCTGTCGTAGCTCGGCGATATGGAGCGTGCCACCGCGGCCCTACGGGTCCTGTCGCAAGAGCCAGGCATCGATTCCCGGTCGAACGCCCCGTTGTTAACGATTCGGAAATCACCCTGACCATGGATTATGAACGGCCTCGCGGCGCAGGGCGTCATGGAACTGGTCGACGCCACCGACGACGCTGGCAACGCAGCGAGCCCGATCCTGCCCGAGGACGTCAAGAACTACCTCATTGACATAGACGGGACGGTGGGCGAGGACATACCCAACGAGGAGCCTGAGAGGATGGCCACCGCAGAGGCCTACCCCGATGCAGTGGAGACGATCAACAGATGGTTCCACGAGGGCCACCAGATATGCTTCTTCACAGCGAGGACCGAGGACCACAGGGATGTCACCGAGGCTTGGCTCGG from the Actinomycetes bacterium genome contains:
- a CDS encoding phosphoheptose isomerase; translated protein: MELVDATDDAGNAASPILPEDVKNYLIDIDGTVGEDIPNEEPERMATAEAYPDAVETINRWFHEGHQICFFTARTEDHRDVTEAWLGEKGFLYHSLLMGKPRGGNYHWIDNHVVRATRYSSKFTDLVKRNVEIEVFDDQ